In one Streptomyces sp. NBC_01288 genomic region, the following are encoded:
- the ftsE gene encoding cell division ATP-binding protein FtsE has product MIRFDSVSKVYPKQTRPALRDVSLEVEKGEFVFLVGSSGSGKSTFLRLVLREERCSQGQVHVLGKDLARISNWKVPQMRRQLGTVFQDFRLLPNKTVAENVAFAQEVIGKSKGEIRKSVPQVLDLVGLGGKEDRRPGELSGGEQQRVAIARAFVNRPKLLIADEPTGNLDPQTSVGIMKLLDRINRTGTTVVMATHDQNIVDQMRKRVIELEGGRLVRDQARGVYGYQH; this is encoded by the coding sequence GTGATCCGATTCGACAGTGTCTCCAAGGTCTACCCCAAGCAGACCCGCCCCGCCCTCAGGGACGTCTCCCTGGAAGTGGAGAAGGGCGAGTTCGTGTTCCTCGTGGGGTCCTCCGGCTCCGGAAAGTCCACCTTCCTGAGGCTGGTCCTCCGCGAGGAGCGGTGCAGTCAGGGCCAGGTGCACGTGCTGGGCAAGGACCTCGCCCGCATCTCCAACTGGAAGGTGCCGCAGATGCGCCGCCAGCTGGGGACCGTCTTCCAGGACTTCCGCCTGCTGCCGAACAAGACGGTCGCCGAGAACGTGGCCTTCGCGCAGGAGGTCATCGGCAAGTCCAAGGGCGAGATCCGCAAGTCGGTGCCCCAGGTGCTCGACCTCGTCGGGCTCGGCGGCAAGGAAGACCGCAGGCCCGGTGAACTCTCCGGTGGTGAGCAGCAGCGTGTGGCCATCGCGAGAGCCTTCGTGAACCGGCCCAAGCTCCTCATCGCGGACGAGCCCACCGGCAACCTCGACCCGCAGACCTCCGTCGGCATCATGAAGCTCCTCGACCGGATCAACCGGACGGGCACCACCGTGGTGATGGCGACGCACGACCAGAACATCGTGGACCAGATGCGCAAGCGCGTCATCGAGCTGGAGGGCGGCCGTCTCGTCCGTGACCAGGCGCGTGGCGTCTACGGCTACCAGCACTGA
- a CDS encoding serine/threonine-protein kinase, translating into MRPVGSKYLLEEPLGRGATGTVWRARQRETAGAEAAVQGQPGETVAIKVLKEELASDPDIVMRFLRERSVLLRLTHPNIVRVRDLVVEGDLLALVMDLVEGPDLHHYLRENGPFSPVGAALLTAQIADALAASHADGVVHRDLKPANVLLKQGGGQMYPLLTDFGIARLADSPGLTRTQEFVGTPAYIAPESAEGRPQTSAVDIYGAGILMYELVTGHPPFSGGSALEVLHQHLSAEPRRPSTVPDPLWTVIERCLRKNPDERPSAENLARGLRVVAEGVGVHANSAQIAAAENVGRLLAPDPAPAAVPGVPGAADPTQVLSHSAGAYDPNAATSVLPHTSGPVGAADPTTVMPNRGAADPTTVMPQNQAGQYGQQNQQNQSAAGPEQPHPWQNQLRAARDRNEQTQFQPYLDPGEDPLRRRPQRQVSRAQQPQQQPRQAAQQRPQQRPSQRQQPQQQGGGYGHPQQHQPQQYAPPSRQQPQRPPEPAREPRQPRQRSANPMKIPGLGCLKGCLFTIVLLFVAGWLVWELTPLQDWIGTGRSYWHEISHVVGQVSGWVKDLSSATGN; encoded by the coding sequence GTGCGGCCGGTAGGCAGCAAGTACCTCCTGGAGGAGCCACTCGGACGCGGCGCCACGGGCACCGTCTGGCGGGCCCGCCAGCGTGAGACCGCGGGCGCCGAGGCAGCCGTCCAGGGACAGCCCGGCGAGACCGTCGCGATCAAGGTTCTTAAAGAAGAGCTCGCGAGCGATCCCGACATCGTGATGCGGTTCCTGCGCGAGCGGTCGGTGCTGCTGCGCCTGACCCACCCGAACATCGTCAGAGTCCGCGACCTCGTCGTGGAAGGCGATCTCCTGGCGCTCGTCATGGACCTCGTCGAGGGCCCCGACCTGCACCACTACCTCCGCGAGAACGGCCCCTTCAGCCCCGTCGGCGCCGCGCTGCTCACCGCGCAGATCGCCGACGCGCTGGCCGCCAGCCACGCCGACGGTGTCGTGCACCGCGACCTGAAGCCGGCGAACGTCCTGCTCAAGCAGGGCGGCGGCCAGATGTACCCGCTGCTCACCGACTTCGGCATCGCCCGCCTCGCCGACTCCCCGGGCCTGACCCGCACGCAGGAGTTCGTCGGCACGCCCGCGTACATCGCGCCGGAGTCCGCCGAGGGCCGCCCGCAGACCTCCGCCGTGGACATCTACGGCGCCGGCATCCTGATGTACGAGCTGGTCACCGGCCACCCGCCGTTCTCCGGCGGCTCCGCCCTCGAAGTCCTCCACCAGCACCTGAGCGCCGAACCGCGCCGCCCCTCGACGGTCCCCGACCCGCTGTGGACGGTCATCGAGCGCTGCCTGCGCAAGAACCCGGACGAGCGGCCCAGCGCCGAGAACCTCGCCCGCGGCCTGCGCGTCGTCGCCGAGGGCGTCGGCGTGCACGCGAACTCCGCGCAGATCGCCGCCGCCGAGAACGTCGGCAGGCTGCTGGCCCCCGACCCGGCCCCCGCCGCCGTACCGGGCGTGCCCGGCGCCGCCGACCCGACGCAGGTCCTCTCGCACAGCGCGGGCGCCTACGACCCGAACGCGGCGACCAGCGTCCTCCCGCACACCAGTGGCCCGGTGGGCGCCGCCGACCCGACCACCGTGATGCCGAACCGCGGCGCGGCCGACCCGACCACGGTCATGCCGCAGAACCAGGCCGGGCAGTACGGCCAGCAGAACCAGCAGAACCAGTCCGCCGCCGGCCCCGAGCAGCCGCACCCCTGGCAGAACCAGCTGCGCGCCGCCCGCGACCGCAACGAACAGACCCAGTTCCAGCCCTACCTCGACCCGGGCGAGGACCCGCTGCGCCGCCGCCCCCAGCGCCAGGTCTCCCGCGCGCAGCAGCCCCAGCAGCAACCCCGCCAGGCCGCCCAGCAACGCCCGCAGCAGCGCCCCTCGCAGCGCCAGCAGCCGCAGCAGCAGGGCGGCGGCTACGGCCATCCGCAGCAGCACCAGCCGCAGCAGTACGCCCCGCCGAGCCGCCAGCAGCCCCAGCGGCCGCCGGAGCCCGCCCGCGAGCCCCGCCAGCCGCGGCAGCGCAGCGCCAACCCGATGAAGATCCCCGGACTGGGCTGCCTCAAGGGCTGCCTGTTCACGATCGTCCTGCTGTTCGTCGCGGGCTGGCTGGTCTGGGAGCTGACCCCGCTTCAGGACTGGATCGGCACGGGCAGGAGCTACTGGCACGAGATCAGCCACGTCGTCGGACAGGTCAGCGGCTGGGTCAAGGATCTGAGCTCCGCGACCGGCAACTGA
- the prfB gene encoding peptide chain release factor 2: MAVVDVSEELKSLSSTMESIEAVLDLDTLRADVVVLEEQAAAPSLWDDPEAAQKVTSKLSHLQAEIRKTEALRSRIDDLSVLFEMAEEENDPDTRAEAESELTAVKKALDEMEVRTLLSGEYDSREAVVTIRAEAGGVDASDFTEKLQRMYLRWAERHGYKTELYETSYAEEAGIKSTTFAVHVPYAYGTLSVEQGTHRLVRISPFDNQGRRQTSFAGVEILPVVEQTDHIEIDESELRVDVYRSSGPGGQGVNTTDSAVRLTHLPTGIVVSCQNERSQIQNKASAMNVLQAKLLERRRQEEQARMDALKGDGGNSWGNQMRSYVLHPYQMVKDLRTEYEVGNPEAVFNGEIDGFLEAGIRWRKQQEK, from the coding sequence GTGGCAGTCGTCGATGTATCCGAAGAGCTGAAGTCCCTCTCCTCGACCATGGAGTCGATCGAGGCCGTCCTGGACCTGGACACGCTGAGGGCAGATGTCGTCGTCCTTGAGGAGCAGGCGGCAGCGCCCTCCCTGTGGGACGACCCGGAGGCGGCGCAGAAGGTCACCAGCAAGCTGAGCCACCTCCAGGCCGAGATCCGCAAGACGGAGGCCCTGCGCAGCCGGATCGACGACCTCTCGGTCCTCTTCGAGATGGCCGAGGAGGAGAACGACCCGGACACCCGCGCCGAGGCGGAGAGTGAACTGACCGCCGTCAAGAAGGCGCTGGACGAGATGGAGGTCCGCACCCTCCTCTCCGGCGAGTACGACTCCCGCGAGGCCGTCGTCACCATCCGCGCCGAGGCCGGCGGCGTCGACGCCTCCGACTTCACCGAGAAGCTCCAGCGCATGTACCTGCGCTGGGCCGAGCGCCACGGCTACAAGACGGAGCTCTACGAGACGTCGTACGCCGAAGAGGCCGGCATCAAGTCGACCACCTTCGCCGTGCACGTGCCGTACGCCTACGGCACGCTCTCCGTCGAGCAGGGCACCCACCGCCTGGTCCGGATCTCGCCGTTCGACAACCAGGGGCGCCGTCAGACCTCCTTCGCCGGTGTCGAGATCCTGCCGGTCGTCGAGCAGACCGACCACATCGAGATCGACGAGTCCGAGCTGCGTGTGGACGTGTACCGGTCCTCCGGCCCCGGCGGCCAGGGCGTCAACACCACCGACTCCGCGGTGCGCCTGACCCACCTCCCCACCGGCATCGTCGTCTCCTGCCAGAACGAGCGCTCGCAGATCCAGAACAAGGCCAGCGCGATGAACGTGCTCCAGGCCAAGCTGCTGGAGCGCCGTCGTCAGGAGGAGCAGGCCCGGATGGACGCCCTCAAGGGCGACGGCGGCAACTCCTGGGGCAACCAGATGCGTTCGTACGTCCTGCACCCGTACCAGATGGTCAAGGACCTGCGCACCGAGTACGAGGTCGGCAACCCCGAGGCCGTGTTCAACGGTGAGATCGACGGCTTCCTGGAGGCCGGAATTCGCTGGCGCAAGCAGCAGGAGAAGTAA
- the ftsX gene encoding permease-like cell division protein FtsX, translating into MRAQFVLSEIGVGLRRNLTMTFAVVVSVALSLALFGGSLLMSDQVTTMKGYWYDKVNVSIFLCNKSDAESDPNCAKGAVTDDQKKSIVSDLDKMAVVQKVVFESQDEAYKHYKQQFGDSPLASSLTPDQMQESYRIKLKDPEKYQVIATAFDGRGGVQSVQDQKGILDNLFGLLNGMNWAARAVMALMLVVALMLIVNTVRVSAFSRRRETGIMRLVGASGFYIQAPFIMEAAVAGLIGGTVACGFLVVGRYFIIDHGLDLSHKLNLINFIGWDAVLTKLPLILATSLLMPALAAFFALRKYLKV; encoded by the coding sequence ATGCGCGCCCAGTTCGTACTCTCCGAGATCGGTGTCGGTCTCCGCCGCAACCTGACGATGACCTTCGCGGTCGTCGTCTCCGTAGCCCTGTCCCTGGCCCTCTTCGGCGGCTCGCTCCTGATGAGCGACCAGGTGACCACGATGAAGGGCTACTGGTACGACAAGGTCAATGTCTCGATCTTCCTCTGCAACAAGAGCGATGCCGAGTCCGACCCCAACTGCGCCAAGGGCGCGGTGACCGACGACCAGAAGAAGTCGATCGTCTCCGACCTCGACAAGATGGCGGTCGTCCAGAAGGTCGTCTTCGAGTCCCAGGACGAGGCGTACAAGCACTACAAGCAGCAGTTCGGCGACTCCCCGCTGGCCAGTTCGCTCACTCCGGACCAGATGCAGGAGTCGTACCGCATCAAGCTCAAGGACCCGGAGAAGTACCAGGTCATCGCGACGGCCTTCGACGGCCGCGGCGGCGTCCAGTCGGTGCAGGACCAGAAGGGCATCCTGGACAACCTCTTCGGCCTCCTGAACGGCATGAACTGGGCCGCCCGCGCGGTCATGGCGTTGATGCTGGTCGTCGCCCTGATGCTGATCGTCAACACGGTGCGCGTCTCGGCGTTCAGCCGCCGCCGCGAGACCGGCATCATGCGCCTGGTCGGCGCCTCCGGCTTCTACATCCAGGCCCCGTTCATCATGGAGGCCGCGGTCGCCGGCCTGATCGGCGGCACGGTCGCCTGCGGATTCCTGGTGGTCGGCCGGTACTTCATCATCGACCACGGGCTGGACCTGTCCCACAAGCTGAATCTGATCAATTTCATCGGCTGGGACGCCGTCCTGACGAAGCTCCCGCTCATCCTCGCGACGAGCCTCCTGATGCCCGCGCTTGCGGCGTTCTTCGCGCTGCGCAAATACCTGAAGGTGTGA
- a CDS encoding serine/threonine-protein kinase, translated as MARKIGSRYTANQILGRGSAGTVWLGEGPEGPVAVKLLREDLASDQELVGRFVQERTALLGLEHPNIVSVRDMVVDGNDLALVMDLVRGTDLRTRLDRERRLSPEAAVAIVADIADGLAAAHAAGVVHRDVKPENVLLDMQGPLGPGGAHPALLTDFGVAKLIDSPRRTRATKIIGTPDYLAPEIVEGLPPRAAVDIYALATVLYELLAGFTPFGGGHPGAVLRRHVTETVVPLPGIPDELWQLMVQCLAKAPASRLRASELAARLREQLPMLAGMPPLDVDEPDTEEEEAEQEETPAAAPARSERVRRGAVPLVPGAKPADSNRDTHTSMRVPAPDELAGGPRGTARAPRPAGAPRPGSARHRAATRRRRLTLAAAGVVLVAAVGIGTWAATSGDSGGDSPDTKNSAPASP; from the coding sequence TTGGCACGGAAGATCGGCAGCCGGTACACCGCCAACCAGATCCTGGGGCGGGGCAGTGCCGGCACGGTGTGGCTGGGTGAGGGGCCGGAAGGGCCCGTCGCCGTCAAGCTGCTGCGCGAGGACCTCGCGTCCGACCAGGAACTCGTCGGCCGCTTCGTGCAGGAGCGCACGGCCCTGCTCGGCCTGGAGCACCCGAACATCGTGTCCGTACGGGACATGGTCGTCGACGGCAACGACCTCGCCCTCGTCATGGACCTGGTCCGGGGCACGGATCTGCGCACCCGCCTGGACCGGGAACGCCGGCTCTCCCCCGAGGCGGCGGTCGCGATCGTCGCCGACATCGCGGACGGACTCGCGGCGGCCCACGCGGCCGGCGTCGTCCACCGGGACGTGAAACCGGAGAACGTCCTCCTCGACATGCAGGGCCCGCTCGGCCCCGGCGGCGCGCACCCCGCCCTGCTGACCGACTTCGGGGTCGCCAAACTCATCGACTCCCCGCGCCGCACCCGCGCCACGAAGATCATCGGCACGCCCGACTACCTCGCCCCCGAGATCGTCGAGGGACTGCCCCCGCGCGCGGCCGTCGACATCTACGCCCTGGCGACCGTCCTGTACGAACTCCTCGCGGGATTCACCCCGTTCGGCGGCGGCCACCCCGGTGCGGTCCTACGACGGCACGTCACCGAGACCGTCGTACCGCTGCCCGGGATCCCCGACGAGCTGTGGCAGCTGATGGTCCAGTGCCTGGCGAAGGCCCCGGCCTCCCGCCTGCGCGCCTCCGAACTCGCCGCCCGCCTGCGCGAACAACTGCCCATGCTGGCCGGAATGCCCCCGCTGGACGTCGACGAGCCGGACACCGAGGAGGAGGAAGCGGAGCAGGAGGAGACCCCGGCGGCCGCGCCCGCGCGCAGCGAGCGGGTACGCCGGGGCGCCGTGCCCCTGGTCCCCGGCGCCAAGCCCGCCGACTCCAACCGGGACACCCATACGTCGATGCGGGTCCCGGCACCGGACGAGCTGGCAGGCGGCCCGCGCGGCACGGCCCGCGCCCCGCGCCCGGCGGGCGCCCCGCGCCCCGGCTCGGCCCGGCACCGGGCGGCGACGCGGCGCCGGCGGCTGACGCTGGCGGCGGCGGGGGTGGTGCTGGTCGCGGCGGTCGGGATCGGTACGTGGGCGGCGACGTCGGGGGACTCCGGCGGGGACTCCCCGGACACGAAGAACTCGGCACCGGCTTCGCCGTAA